Proteins encoded together in one Marinobacter sp. Arc7-DN-1 window:
- the gap gene encoding type I glyceraldehyde-3-phosphate dehydrogenase → MTIRIAINGFGRIGRNVLRALYENNYRSQLQVVAINDLGDAGTNAHLLKYDSVHGRFSADVSHDAESLTVNGDRIATTALRNPEELPWQDYRVDVVFECTGLFTRRDKAAAHMKAGAHKVIISAPSPDADAMVVYGVNHGKLTAEHDIISNASCTTNCLAPVVEALHKTVGIESGLMTTIHSYTNDQKLSDVYHSDLYRARSATQSMIPTRTGAAAAIGKVIPELEGKLDGLAVRVPTINVSLVDFGFIAGRETTVEEVNNAVKAAAEKNPVLGYNVEKLVSVDFNHNALSSIFDANHTRVLGRHVKVMAWYDNEWGFSNRMLDNAVALINAGQ, encoded by the coding sequence ATGACGATCCGTATCGCAATCAACGGTTTTGGCCGCATCGGTCGCAATGTTCTGAGAGCATTGTATGAAAATAACTACCGGAGCCAGCTGCAGGTTGTTGCCATCAATGACCTGGGCGACGCCGGGACCAACGCTCATTTGCTCAAGTATGACAGTGTTCATGGCCGTTTTAGTGCCGATGTCAGCCACGACGCAGAATCCCTGACCGTAAACGGAGACCGGATTGCCACCACCGCACTGCGCAACCCGGAAGAACTGCCCTGGCAAGATTACCGTGTGGATGTTGTCTTCGAGTGCACCGGCCTGTTCACCAGACGAGACAAGGCGGCGGCACACATGAAAGCCGGCGCCCACAAAGTCATCATATCGGCCCCAAGCCCGGATGCAGACGCCATGGTGGTCTATGGCGTGAACCATGGTAAGCTGACAGCCGAACACGACATCATTTCCAACGCCTCCTGTACCACAAACTGCCTGGCCCCGGTTGTTGAGGCTCTGCACAAGACCGTTGGCATCGAGAGTGGCCTGATGACAACCATCCACTCCTATACCAACGACCAGAAACTGAGCGACGTTTACCATTCCGACCTTTACCGCGCACGCTCGGCCACCCAGTCCATGATTCCAACCAGGACCGGCGCTGCTGCGGCAATCGGCAAGGTCATTCCGGAACTCGAAGGCAAGCTGGACGGCCTGGCCGTTCGGGTGCCCACCATCAACGTATCGCTGGTGGATTTCGGCTTTATTGCCGGCCGGGAGACAACGGTGGAAGAAGTAAACAACGCCGTGAAGGCCGCCGCCGAGAAGAACCCGGTTCTGGGCTACAACGTCGAGAAACTGGTGAGCGTGGATTTCAACCATAACGCACTCTCAAGCATTTTCGACGCCAACCACACCCGGGTCCTGGGTCGTCATGTAAAAGTCATGGCCTGGTACGATAATGAATGGGGTTTCTCGAATCGCATGCTGGATAATGCCGTCGCCCTGATCAACGCCGGCCAGTAA
- the pyk gene encoding pyruvate kinase translates to MLRRTKIVATLGPATDSPESLAAIIAAGVDVTRLNFSHGSAEEHIGRARRVRETAAAQGRFVALLADLQGPKLRIARFTENKVTLKAGQTFILDAAMDKEAGTGERVGIDYEQLIRDVEPGDILVLDDGRIEMEVQSVAEHSITSTVLIGGPLSNNKGLNKRGGGLSAEALTEKDKQDIVTAARLGADYVAVSFVRTAEDIHIARRLLRDAGSDAGLVAKIERAELADDVEALDAVIEASDAVMVARGDLAVEIGDAQLVGVQKHIISRARVLNRAVITATQMMESMITSPMPTRAEVSDVANAVMDYTDAVMLSAETAVGDYPKEAVEAMVRICLGAEKHPSMHQSKHRIHESMEEVDEAIALSAMYAANHLEGVSAIICMTETGATPRLMSRIKSSLPIFAFSRHHSTQHRVALFRGVQTIPFDSAKIPNERTNALAVSELVNREAVREGDLVVITKGDYVNAQGGTNTMKIVRVGSDIR, encoded by the coding sequence ATGCTCAGGCGTACCAAAATCGTCGCCACCCTCGGCCCAGCAACCGACTCGCCGGAATCCCTGGCCGCGATCATTGCGGCGGGCGTAGACGTCACCCGACTGAACTTTTCCCATGGCAGCGCAGAGGAGCACATCGGCCGCGCCCGCCGCGTTCGTGAAACTGCTGCTGCGCAAGGGCGGTTTGTCGCTCTCCTGGCCGATTTGCAGGGTCCGAAACTCCGTATTGCCCGCTTTACAGAAAACAAGGTTACGCTGAAAGCCGGCCAGACCTTCATCCTGGATGCCGCCATGGACAAGGAAGCCGGCACCGGGGAAAGAGTCGGAATCGATTACGAGCAGCTGATCCGGGACGTGGAGCCCGGCGATATTCTGGTCCTTGATGACGGCCGTATCGAAATGGAAGTTCAATCCGTGGCTGAGCACAGCATCACCTCAACGGTACTGATCGGCGGCCCCCTTTCCAACAACAAGGGCCTGAACAAGCGTGGCGGCGGGCTTTCTGCCGAGGCGCTCACCGAGAAAGACAAACAGGACATCGTTACCGCAGCCAGGCTGGGCGCCGATTACGTTGCCGTGTCCTTTGTCCGGACGGCGGAGGACATTCACATTGCCCGCCGCCTGCTCCGGGATGCAGGCTCCGATGCGGGCCTCGTCGCCAAGATCGAACGTGCCGAGCTTGCCGACGATGTGGAAGCACTGGATGCGGTTATCGAGGCTTCCGACGCGGTGATGGTTGCCAGAGGCGATCTTGCCGTTGAGATCGGCGATGCCCAGCTGGTAGGCGTCCAGAAACACATCATCTCCCGGGCCCGGGTCCTCAACCGTGCGGTGATCACCGCAACCCAGATGATGGAATCCATGATCACCAGCCCGATGCCCACACGGGCGGAAGTCTCAGACGTTGCCAATGCGGTGATGGACTACACCGATGCGGTGATGCTCTCTGCCGAGACCGCCGTGGGTGATTACCCGAAAGAAGCGGTGGAAGCCATGGTGCGTATCTGTCTGGGCGCGGAGAAGCACCCCTCCATGCACCAGTCCAAGCACCGGATTCACGAGAGCATGGAAGAGGTAGATGAGGCCATCGCCCTGTCTGCCATGTACGCCGCCAACCACCTGGAGGGCGTCTCGGCCATCATCTGCATGACCGAAACCGGCGCCACGCCCCGACTGATGTCCCGCATCAAGTCCAGCTTGCCGATCTTTGCGTTCTCGCGCCATCACTCAACCCAGCATCGGGTTGCCTTGTTCCGGGGTGTTCAGACGATTCCGTTTGATTCGGCAAAGATTCCGAATGAGCGGACCAATGCGTTGGCGGTGTCTGAACTGGTCAACCGTGAGGCGGTCAGGGAAGGCGACCTGGTGGTGATTACCAAGGGTGATTATGTGAATGCCCAGGGCGGAACCAATACCATGAAGATTGTTCGGGTTGGTTCTGATATTCGCTGA
- a CDS encoding bifunctional 4-hydroxy-2-oxoglutarate aldolase/2-dehydro-3-deoxy-phosphogluconate aldolase → MSQLSDYHRERVRAVLNSSPLVPVITINDIDDAVPLCQALVDGGINVLEITLRTRHGIQAIENVRKAIPDAWVGAGTVTSIAQYRQVEAAGAQFVITPGVTEAILEFALTSEAPLLPGVATVSELMVGYNLGYREFKFFPAEVAGGIPALKAFGGPFPDVTFCPTGGIRRNTAADYLTLGNVQAVGGTWLTPPDVVAAKDWSQITEIVRGSLADL, encoded by the coding sequence ATGAGCCAACTTTCCGATTATCATCGCGAGCGAGTCAGGGCGGTACTGAATTCCTCCCCTCTGGTACCGGTGATCACCATTAACGACATCGACGACGCCGTGCCCCTGTGCCAGGCGCTGGTCGATGGTGGTATCAACGTTCTGGAAATTACCCTGCGAACCAGGCACGGTATCCAGGCCATCGAAAACGTCCGCAAAGCCATCCCGGACGCCTGGGTAGGTGCGGGCACCGTCACCAGCATCGCCCAATATCGCCAGGTCGAAGCCGCCGGCGCCCAGTTCGTGATTACCCCGGGCGTTACCGAGGCCATCCTGGAATTCGCCCTGACCTCCGAAGCGCCGCTGTTGCCCGGTGTTGCTACCGTCTCGGAATTGATGGTCGGCTACAACCTGGGCTACCGCGAGTTCAAATTTTTTCCGGCCGAAGTCGCCGGCGGCATCCCCGCCCTGAAAGCCTTCGGCGGCCCCTTCCCGGACGTCACCTTCTGCCCCACCGGCGGCATCCGCCGCAACACCGCGGCAGACTACCTGACCCTCGGCAACGTCCAGGCTGTTGGCGGCACCTGGTTGACGCCGCCTGATGTGGTGGCGGCCAAAGACTGGTCGCAGATCACCGAAATTGTGCGTGGTAGCCTGGCTGATCTTTGA
- the pgl gene encoding 6-phosphogluconolactonase yields the protein MSDLRLPEGVQARFGETPDEVALNLADAVAEFLAVRLKQAPRASLVVSGGSTPLPFFKALSDKNLDWSRVDVLLADERWVDEDDPASNARLVRGNLLQNHAASARFLSLKQPGATPAEGLGAVKAELADLALPLDVLVLGMGNDGHTASLFPDAPELAHAMSPECQDIVSAATPASQPQKRITLTWPPLRDARFTALHLKGEDKLDTLEKAISDMDRVMEMPVRAFLKPGLQVFWSP from the coding sequence ATGTCTGATCTGCGGTTGCCCGAGGGCGTGCAGGCCCGGTTCGGAGAAACCCCGGATGAAGTGGCCCTGAACCTTGCCGACGCTGTCGCTGAATTTCTGGCTGTTCGCCTGAAACAAGCGCCGCGGGCCAGCCTTGTTGTTTCCGGCGGCTCCACGCCCCTGCCGTTTTTTAAGGCGTTGTCTGATAAGAACCTCGACTGGAGCAGGGTAGACGTTCTGCTGGCGGACGAGCGCTGGGTAGACGAAGACGACCCTGCGAGCAATGCCCGTCTGGTGAGGGGCAACCTGCTGCAGAACCACGCAGCATCGGCTCGATTTCTGTCCCTCAAACAACCCGGCGCCACGCCCGCAGAGGGGTTGGGTGCAGTGAAAGCGGAGCTGGCGGACCTGGCCCTGCCACTGGACGTGCTGGTTCTGGGCATGGGTAACGACGGCCACACCGCCTCCCTGTTTCCGGACGCCCCGGAACTGGCCCACGCCATGAGTCCGGAGTGCCAGGATATCGTTTCTGCTGCAACACCGGCATCCCAGCCCCAGAAGCGCATTACCCTGACCTGGCCGCCGCTTAGGGACGCACGATTCACGGCTTTGCACCTCAAGGGTGAGGACAAACTGGACACCCTGGAAAAAGCAATTTCCGATATGGACAGGGTTATGGAAATGCCCGTCAGGGCCTTCCTGAAACCCGGTCTGCAAGTGTTCTGGAGTCCCTGA
- the zwf gene encoding glucose-6-phosphate dehydrogenase: MVNKITTRCDLILFGALGDLAQRKLFPALYQLERANLLADGSRVLAVARTDADTETVRQQLLEKLKQHVKPQEFDPALAETFLQRVDYQVLDFNDSEGFSVLNEWRDDAHNELIVYMATPPSMYGVIARNLRSADCCTEKTRVVVEKPIGHDLESSKVINDELGEVYNENQLFRIDHYLGKETVQNLIALRFANNLFASQWDQNHISYVEITVAESVGIEGRWGYFDKAGQIRDMIQSHLLQLLCLIAMDPPSDLSEDSIRDEKVKILKALKQITPDMMDSYVVRGQYTAGTSNGKPVPGYLEEEGANKGSATETFVALKAEIDNWRWSGVPFYIRTGKRLPEKLSQIIIHFKPAPHYIFDPDQKHLANNKLIIRLQPDEGMSLKILTKDQGLDKGMRLRQGPLELTFSETFDTDRIPDAYERLLWEVMKGNQYLFVRRDEVEHAWRWVDQVIQNWKDCGEPPKRYAAGTWGPVASIAMITRDGRSWYEDV; the protein is encoded by the coding sequence ATGGTCAACAAGATTACTACCCGTTGTGACCTGATACTATTTGGCGCGTTGGGCGACCTCGCCCAGCGTAAACTGTTCCCGGCCCTTTACCAGCTGGAGCGCGCAAACCTGCTGGCCGATGGTAGCCGGGTGCTGGCGGTTGCGCGCACTGACGCTGATACTGAAACCGTGCGCCAGCAGTTGCTTGAGAAGCTCAAGCAGCATGTAAAGCCGCAAGAGTTCGATCCGGCCCTGGCGGAAACCTTTCTGCAGCGTGTCGATTATCAGGTTCTGGATTTTAACGATTCTGAAGGGTTCAGTGTCCTCAACGAGTGGCGTGATGATGCCCACAACGAGCTCATCGTTTACATGGCAACGCCGCCATCCATGTATGGCGTCATCGCCAGAAACCTTCGTTCGGCCGACTGCTGCACCGAAAAGACCCGGGTAGTGGTTGAAAAGCCGATCGGCCACGACCTGGAATCCTCGAAGGTCATCAACGACGAGCTGGGTGAGGTTTACAACGAGAACCAGCTGTTCCGTATTGACCACTACCTGGGCAAGGAAACGGTTCAGAATTTGATTGCCCTGCGGTTCGCCAACAACCTGTTTGCGTCCCAGTGGGATCAGAATCACATCTCCTACGTAGAAATCACAGTGGCAGAGAGTGTCGGCATCGAAGGCCGCTGGGGCTATTTTGACAAGGCCGGCCAGATTCGCGACATGATCCAGAGCCATCTGCTCCAGTTGCTGTGCCTGATCGCCATGGACCCGCCCTCGGACCTGTCCGAGGACAGCATCCGGGACGAAAAAGTGAAGATTCTGAAGGCATTGAAACAGATTACGCCGGACATGATGGACAGCTATGTGGTTCGTGGTCAGTACACCGCCGGTACCAGCAATGGCAAACCTGTTCCGGGCTACCTTGAAGAAGAGGGCGCCAACAAGGGCAGCGCCACCGAAACCTTTGTGGCACTGAAAGCCGAGATCGACAACTGGCGCTGGTCCGGCGTGCCCTTCTATATCCGGACCGGCAAGCGCCTGCCCGAGAAGCTGTCGCAGATCATCATTCACTTCAAGCCGGCGCCGCACTACATCTTTGACCCGGACCAGAAGCACCTGGCCAACAACAAGCTGATCATTCGCCTGCAGCCGGATGAGGGCATGTCCCTGAAGATCCTGACCAAGGACCAGGGTCTGGACAAGGGCATGCGCCTGCGCCAGGGCCCGCTTGAGCTGACCTTCTCTGAAACCTTCGATACGGACCGTATTCCCGACGCCTACGAGCGTCTGCTTTGGGAGGTGATGAAGGGTAATCAGTACCTGTTTGTACGCCGGGACGAAGTGGAACACGCCTGGCGCTGGGTGGACCAGGTTATCCAGAACTGGAAAGACTGCGGCGAACCGCCCAAGCGTTACGCCGCCGGAACCTGGGGCCCCGTTGCATCCATCGCCATGATCACCCGGGATGGAAGGAGCTGGTATGAGGATGTCTGA
- a CDS encoding MurR/RpiR family transcriptional regulator translates to MAANQAHRDDNLLEDIQSRLDSLNKSERKVAEAILRDPSAATRYSIAALARAADVSEPTVNRFCRGFSATGFPDFKIRLAQSIATGTPYIGQNIEPDDTVAEFADKIMLSTIASLDKARQALDPKALATAIDYLIQAKQINFFGMGGSASVALDAQHKFFRFNIPVMSYDDALMQRMVAAGSNVGDVIVLISYTGRTRETVDIAQLARANGATVIGITNPDSPLAETCTVVLGVTAPEDTEVYMPMSSRIIHLTVIDILATGVTLKRGADFLGHLKKIKESLKPTRFPPNEI, encoded by the coding sequence ATGGCCGCGAACCAGGCGCACCGTGACGACAATCTGCTTGAGGACATCCAGTCCAGGCTGGACAGCCTTAACAAATCCGAACGGAAAGTGGCCGAAGCCATTCTCCGCGATCCAAGCGCGGCCACCCGATACAGCATAGCCGCCCTGGCGAGGGCGGCGGACGTCAGCGAGCCTACGGTTAACCGTTTCTGCCGGGGCTTCTCGGCCACCGGGTTCCCGGACTTCAAGATTCGCCTGGCGCAGAGCATTGCCACCGGCACCCCCTACATCGGCCAGAATATCGAACCCGACGACACCGTTGCCGAATTCGCCGACAAGATCATGCTCAGCACCATTGCCAGCCTGGACAAGGCCCGCCAGGCGCTGGACCCGAAAGCACTGGCCACCGCTATTGACTACCTGATCCAGGCCAAACAGATCAATTTCTTCGGCATGGGCGGCTCCGCCTCGGTCGCACTGGACGCCCAGCACAAGTTTTTCCGTTTCAATATCCCGGTCATGTCCTACGACGATGCCCTGATGCAGCGAATGGTTGCCGCAGGCTCCAACGTCGGTGATGTGATCGTGCTGATTTCCTACACCGGCCGGACCCGGGAAACCGTGGACATTGCCCAGCTGGCGCGCGCCAACGGCGCCACTGTGATCGGCATCACAAATCCGGACTCGCCCCTGGCGGAAACCTGCACGGTGGTATTGGGCGTTACCGCGCCAGAGGACACCGAGGTCTACATGCCGATGTCGTCACGCATCATTCACCTGACCGTTATCGATATTCTGGCAACCGGCGTAACCCTCAAGCGCGGCGCGGATTTCCTCGGCCATCTCAAGAAGATCAAGGAAAGCCTCAAGCCCACCCGGTTCCCGCCAAACGAAATCTGA
- a CDS encoding SurA N-terminal domain-containing protein — protein MLQDIRENAQGTIAKIIIGVLIVSLSIWGMDAIIGGFSGEPEVATVNGEDITEREFLRVVQMESQRRLSAMETPDPSLLNEDQIRKDVLDSLIREQVLIQDANAQGLALNDADVDALITRMPQFQVDGQFNRDRFVATVRNMGMGVSEFREAMRKQYVLNQIRAGIIQSAVVADENAAQLLRIQNQTRSFRVLDIPASAVADTVSVTDADVEEFYQQNAGAFQKPERVDAAYITLSLGALAEKIEISNEELQAYYEQRAADLASEERRASHILIEEGSEADQTMATIQKRLEAGESFADLAKEYSIDTISAQDGGDLGYAGRGIYDEAFEEALFALEEGEISEPVRTSFGVHLIRLEDVRQSEVPSLSEIGGQLRRELARDKARERFAEVRAQLADSAYAADDLAGPAEELGLEVREAKGIAREGGQAPFDHGGLVRQLFSEDVLEAGYNTELIDVGDNVSVVARVREYHEAEQLPLAEVRENIRATLEQRKTREALVERADAIIADLEAGEPVESVGEWVSYESLARNSSEAAPAVMQQAFSLPRPGEGEARYGKTVTANASSVVALEAVKDGEVADDGTELNQLRDFLASLEGQREYAAYQQFLRNQAEVDRP, from the coding sequence ATGCTTCAAGATATTCGGGAAAATGCCCAGGGCACGATTGCCAAGATTATTATTGGCGTACTGATTGTGTCGCTATCCATCTGGGGAATGGACGCCATTATCGGCGGATTCTCTGGCGAGCCTGAAGTGGCAACCGTCAATGGCGAGGATATTACTGAGCGGGAGTTCCTCCGCGTGGTTCAGATGGAAAGCCAGCGCCGGCTATCCGCAATGGAAACCCCCGATCCGTCCTTGCTCAATGAAGACCAGATTCGTAAAGACGTTCTCGATTCCCTGATCCGGGAGCAGGTTCTGATTCAGGATGCCAATGCCCAGGGTCTTGCGCTCAACGACGCTGACGTTGACGCGCTGATCACCCGGATGCCCCAGTTCCAGGTAGATGGCCAGTTCAATCGTGACCGCTTTGTTGCCACGGTTCGCAACATGGGGATGGGTGTCTCAGAATTCCGTGAGGCAATGCGGAAGCAGTATGTTCTCAACCAGATCAGGGCAGGCATCATCCAGAGCGCTGTTGTTGCTGATGAGAATGCAGCCCAGCTTTTACGCATCCAGAATCAGACCCGGAGTTTTCGGGTTCTCGACATTCCTGCCAGTGCGGTTGCAGACACTGTTTCAGTGACCGATGCTGACGTTGAGGAATTCTACCAGCAGAACGCAGGCGCGTTTCAGAAGCCTGAACGGGTGGATGCGGCGTACATCACGCTTTCCCTGGGAGCGTTGGCTGAGAAAATAGAGATCAGCAATGAGGAACTCCAGGCTTATTATGAGCAACGTGCCGCTGATCTGGCCAGTGAGGAGCGCCGTGCGTCCCATATCCTGATCGAGGAGGGCAGCGAAGCCGACCAGACCATGGCAACCATCCAGAAGCGTCTGGAGGCCGGAGAGTCGTTTGCTGACCTGGCGAAGGAATACTCCATTGATACCATCTCGGCGCAAGATGGTGGCGATCTTGGCTATGCTGGCCGGGGTATCTACGATGAAGCCTTTGAAGAGGCTCTGTTTGCCCTTGAAGAAGGCGAAATTTCCGAGCCGGTACGGACGTCATTCGGCGTCCATCTGATTCGTCTGGAGGACGTCCGACAGTCCGAGGTACCGTCGCTGTCGGAGATTGGCGGTCAGTTGCGTCGGGAACTGGCCCGTGACAAGGCACGAGAGCGTTTTGCCGAGGTTCGGGCCCAGCTCGCGGATTCCGCCTACGCGGCAGACGATCTGGCCGGACCTGCGGAAGAACTTGGACTGGAAGTGCGTGAAGCCAAGGGAATCGCCCGGGAAGGTGGTCAGGCACCGTTTGATCACGGCGGCCTGGTTCGGCAGCTGTTCTCCGAAGACGTGCTGGAGGCGGGTTACAATACCGAGCTGATTGATGTGGGCGACAATGTGTCCGTTGTGGCGCGGGTACGCGAATACCACGAGGCGGAGCAGCTGCCTCTGGCAGAGGTTCGTGAGAATATCCGGGCGACGCTGGAACAACGCAAGACCCGTGAAGCCCTTGTTGAAAGGGCGGATGCAATCATAGCGGATCTTGAGGCGGGAGAGCCTGTTGAGAGCGTGGGGGAATGGGTCAGCTACGAGAGTCTGGCCAGAAACTCCTCCGAAGCAGCCCCCGCTGTGATGCAGCAAGCGTTTTCGCTGCCGCGTCCGGGTGAAGGCGAAGCCCGCTACGGCAAAACGGTGACAGCGAATGCTTCCTCCGTTGTAGCACTGGAAGCAGTCAAAGACGGCGAGGTTGCCGACGACGGCACGGAACTGAACCAGCTTCGCGATTTCCTGGCATCGCTTGAGGGGCAGCGGGAGTATGCCGCCTATCAGCAGTTCCTGAGAAATCAGGCCGAAGTAGATCGCCCCTGA
- a CDS encoding HU family DNA-binding protein, with translation MNKSELIDAIAESADISKAAAGRALDAMTNSITGALKKGDQVTLIGFGTFSVKERAARTGRNPQTGAEIKIPASKVPGFKAGKALKDAVK, from the coding sequence GTGAACAAGTCCGAACTTATCGATGCAATTGCAGAGTCCGCAGATATCTCCAAAGCCGCCGCTGGCCGTGCTCTGGACGCAATGACCAACTCCATCACCGGAGCCCTGAAAAAAGGCGATCAGGTAACCCTGATCGGTTTTGGTACCTTCTCCGTAAAAGAGCGTGCTGCCCGTACCGGTCGTAACCCGCAGACTGGTGCCGAGATCAAAATTCCGGCCTCCAAAGTGCCTGGGTTCAAAGCAGGCAAGGCCCTGAAAGACGCCGTTAAGTAA
- the lon gene encoding endopeptidase La has translation MTRIPENAVHEYPLLPLRDVVVFPHMVVPLFVGREKSIQALEAAMEGSKEILLVAQKDASTDEPGPRDVFDMGTLATVLQMLRLPDGTVKVLVEGNARATISDIAEGEYLSGGAVLMDEESLPEREEGVLIKTLMDEFEKYVKLSKKIPSEVSSALTGIEELERLADTMSAHLEMRIPEKQELLEALDIRKRVDLLLGKLDGEIDLIEVEKRIRGRVKKQMERSQREYYLNEQMKAIQKEMGNLGEGNNDFEELEQKLEEAGLPEEARKKTETELNKLKMMSPMSAEATVVRGYIDWMLAVPWKKRSRVRHDIEKAREILDRDHYGLDEVKKRILEYLAVQSRVKKVKGPVLCLVGPPGVGKTSLGQSIARATNRKYTRMALGGVRDEAEIRGHRKTYIGALPGKLLQKLSKVGVKNPLFLFDEIDKMGMDHRGDPASALLEVLDPEQNHTFNDHYLEVDYDLSDVMFVCTSNSMDIPPALLDRMEIIRIPGYTEDEKVNIALRYLLPKQIKANGLRKDELKLPEETLRDLIRYYTREAGVRGLEREIAKICRKVVRNHVESGDKASVTIVQEMLEDYSGVKKFKYGLAEEKNEIGQVTGLAWTQVGGELLHIECALTPGKGRVVKTGSLGDVMQESIQTALTVVRSRAPGLGIADDFHEKHDLHVHVPEGATPKDGPSAGIGMCTALVSALTKIPVRADVAMTGEITLRGRVLAIGGLKEKLLAAHRGGIKTVIIPDENVRDLKEIPDNIKESLEIRPVKWIDEVLDIALAYPPEPRAGDSSRETGSGKPRDEEGDASERINTH, from the coding sequence ATGACCCGGATACCCGAAAATGCCGTGCACGAATACCCGCTGCTCCCGCTGCGAGACGTAGTGGTGTTTCCGCACATGGTGGTCCCGCTGTTTGTGGGCCGAGAAAAATCCATTCAGGCTCTCGAAGCCGCCATGGAGGGAAGCAAGGAAATTCTTCTGGTTGCCCAGAAGGATGCTTCCACAGATGAGCCGGGCCCCAGGGATGTATTTGATATGGGCACCCTCGCCACCGTTCTGCAGATGCTCAGGCTGCCGGACGGCACCGTGAAGGTGCTGGTTGAAGGTAACGCCCGCGCCACCATCAGTGACATTGCTGAAGGCGAGTACCTCTCGGGCGGTGCCGTTCTGATGGATGAAGAGAGTCTGCCGGAGCGTGAGGAAGGGGTGCTCATCAAGACCTTGATGGACGAGTTCGAGAAGTACGTGAAGCTCTCCAAAAAGATACCCTCGGAAGTGTCCAGTGCGCTGACCGGGATTGAAGAACTAGAGCGCCTGGCCGATACCATGTCCGCCCATCTGGAAATGCGCATCCCGGAAAAGCAGGAGCTTCTGGAAGCCCTGGATATCCGCAAGCGCGTTGATCTGTTACTCGGCAAGCTTGATGGCGAGATCGACCTGATTGAGGTTGAGAAGCGCATTCGTGGCCGCGTGAAAAAGCAGATGGAACGCAGCCAGCGCGAGTACTACCTGAACGAACAGATGAAGGCTATCCAGAAGGAAATGGGTAACCTGGGCGAGGGCAATAACGACTTCGAAGAGCTTGAGCAGAAGCTGGAAGAAGCCGGCCTGCCTGAGGAAGCCCGAAAGAAAACAGAAACAGAACTGAACAAGCTGAAGATGATGTCACCCATGTCTGCGGAAGCCACCGTGGTCCGGGGTTACATCGACTGGATGCTGGCGGTGCCCTGGAAAAAGCGCAGCCGTGTTCGTCATGACATAGAGAAAGCCCGTGAAATCCTGGACAGGGATCATTACGGCCTGGATGAAGTGAAGAAGCGCATCCTGGAATACCTGGCCGTTCAGAGCCGTGTGAAGAAGGTGAAAGGCCCGGTGCTTTGTCTGGTCGGCCCTCCCGGTGTTGGTAAAACCTCACTGGGGCAATCCATCGCCCGTGCCACCAACCGCAAATACACCCGTATGGCGTTGGGCGGTGTGCGTGATGAAGCCGAGATTCGCGGCCACCGGAAAACCTACATTGGTGCGCTGCCGGGCAAGCTCCTGCAGAAGCTGTCCAAGGTCGGAGTGAAGAACCCGCTGTTCCTGTTTGATGAAATCGACAAGATGGGTATGGATCACCGCGGCGATCCGGCGTCAGCGCTGCTTGAGGTGCTTGATCCGGAGCAGAACCACACGTTCAACGATCACTACCTGGAAGTGGACTACGACCTTTCCGATGTGATGTTTGTGTGTACCTCAAACTCCATGGACATTCCGCCGGCCTTGCTGGACCGCATGGAGATTATCCGCATTCCGGGTTATACCGAGGATGAGAAGGTTAACATTGCCCTGCGTTACCTGCTGCCCAAGCAGATCAAGGCCAACGGGCTGCGTAAGGACGAGTTGAAACTACCGGAGGAAACGCTTCGGGACCTGATCCGTTACTACACTCGGGAAGCAGGCGTTCGTGGCCTTGAGCGCGAGATCGCGAAAATCTGTCGCAAGGTGGTGCGCAACCACGTTGAGAGTGGCGACAAAGCCTCCGTAACGATAGTGCAAGAGATGCTTGAGGACTACTCAGGGGTCAAGAAGTTCAAATACGGTCTTGCGGAGGAGAAAAACGAGATCGGCCAGGTAACCGGCCTGGCCTGGACCCAGGTGGGTGGCGAGCTTCTTCACATTGAGTGTGCGCTCACCCCGGGCAAGGGCCGTGTGGTCAAAACCGGCTCCCTCGGCGATGTCATGCAGGAGTCGATTCAGACTGCGCTGACGGTGGTTCGCAGCCGGGCACCGGGTCTCGGCATTGCCGATGACTTCCATGAGAAGCACGACCTTCACGTCCATGTTCCCGAGGGCGCAACGCCAAAAGACGGCCCGAGCGCTGGTATTGGCATGTGCACAGCACTGGTTTCCGCGCTGACCAAGATTCCGGTTCGGGCCGACGTTGCAATGACCGGCGAGATCACCCTGAGAGGTCGCGTGTTGGCCATTGGCGGGCTCAAGGAAAAGCTGCTGGCAGCGCACCGAGGAGGCATCAAGACGGTTATAATCCCGGATGAGAATGTCAGGGATCTCAAGGAGATACCGGATAATATCAAGGAATCCCTGGAGATTCGACCGGTGAAATGGATTGATGAGGTTCTGGACATTGCACTGGCTTATCCGCCGGAGCCACGGGCCGGGGATTCGTCACGGGAAACCGGTTCAGGTAAGCCGCGTGATGAAGAAGGCGATGCGTCAGAACGCATAAATACACATTAA